In one Cloacibacillus porcorum genomic region, the following are encoded:
- the kdsA gene encoding 3-deoxy-8-phosphooctulonate synthase, whose protein sequence is MKTAREVRVRDITVGGARLTVAAGPCVLDTFDEALMIAREMKKYCAEFGFNYIFKASFDKANRTSITSFRGPGIETGLEWLSEIGRLADVPVVTDIHEPGQAEIAARHVDLLQIPAFLCRQTDLLAAASKTGKPLNVKKAQFMAPEDMGAVVGKCRESGCEDVILCERGTAFGYHELSVDFRSLPVMRALGCPVMFDATHSVQKPGGKGTCSGGDRSFVLPLIRAAAALGIDALFMEVHPNPDAAKCDGPNSIPLSKVREVLRQTYEIDKIVREKIDFAALDWSEE, encoded by the coding sequence ATGAAAACCGCAAGAGAGGTCAGGGTGAGGGACATCACGGTAGGAGGCGCGCGGTTGACTGTCGCCGCCGGTCCCTGTGTGCTCGACACCTTTGACGAAGCGCTGATGATCGCCCGCGAGATGAAGAAATACTGCGCGGAGTTTGGTTTCAATTACATATTCAAGGCCTCTTTCGACAAGGCCAACAGAACCTCGATAACAAGTTTCCGCGGCCCGGGGATAGAAACGGGACTCGAATGGCTTTCGGAGATCGGACGGCTTGCGGATGTTCCCGTGGTGACCGACATCCACGAGCCAGGCCAGGCGGAGATCGCCGCGCGCCATGTGGATCTGCTGCAGATACCGGCCTTCCTCTGCCGTCAGACAGATCTGCTCGCGGCGGCAAGCAAGACGGGCAAGCCACTCAATGTCAAGAAGGCGCAGTTCATGGCCCCCGAGGACATGGGCGCCGTCGTCGGCAAGTGCCGCGAAAGCGGCTGTGAGGATGTCATCCTCTGCGAGCGCGGGACGGCCTTCGGCTATCACGAGCTCTCGGTGGACTTCCGTTCGCTGCCCGTCATGCGCGCGCTCGGCTGTCCCGTGATGTTCGACGCGACGCACAGCGTCCAGAAGCCCGGCGGCAAGGGCACCTGCAGCGGCGGCGACCGCTCCTTCGTGCTGCCGCTGATCCGCGCCGCCGCCGCGCTCGGCATCGACGCGCTCTTTATGGAGGTGCACCCGAACCCCGACGCCGCGAAATGCGACGGCCCCAACTCAATCCCGCTCTCCAAGGTGCGCGAGGTGCTGCGCCAGACATACGAGATAGATAAGATTGTCCGCGAAAAGATAGATTTCGCGGCGCTGGACTGGTCGGAGGAATAG
- a CDS encoding KpsF/GutQ family sugar-phosphate isomerase, with translation MNLPYEREEKKLSSEELLATGRDIMLKEAEALKSATERMGAEMASAAHLVSRCRGRIVVSGLGKSGHVGRKTAATFASLGVPAFFLHATEGAHGDLGMVCREDVGYFLSNSGETQELIALIPYFKRLGAPIIAVTGNPESTLAREADIVLNCHVESEADPLKLAPTSSTTLQMALGDAVAGMSTLLLGLQKEDFALFHPGGSLGKRLLLRVSDLMGSGDRMPITKQDARVRDALFDITSKGYGATAIVDDEGKLTGVFTDGDLRRFIEKEGLEGLELPVFRAMTKNPRVIGPERLAVEAVRIVEEWEVSALIVVQDGKPIGMVHIHEILKAGVA, from the coding sequence ATGAATCTGCCGTACGAACGCGAAGAAAAGAAACTCTCATCCGAGGAGCTGCTGGCCACCGGAAGAGATATCATGCTCAAAGAGGCGGAGGCGCTCAAAAGCGCGACCGAGAGAATGGGTGCGGAGATGGCCTCCGCCGCCCACCTCGTGAGCCGCTGCCGCGGACGCATCGTCGTCTCCGGCCTCGGCAAATCGGGGCATGTGGGGCGCAAGACGGCGGCGACCTTCGCATCGCTCGGCGTACCGGCCTTCTTCCTCCACGCCACGGAGGGAGCGCACGGCGATTTAGGCATGGTCTGCCGCGAAGACGTCGGATATTTCCTCAGCAACAGCGGCGAGACCCAGGAGCTGATCGCGCTCATCCCCTATTTCAAGAGGCTCGGCGCGCCGATCATCGCCGTCACCGGCAACCCTGAATCGACGCTCGCGCGCGAGGCGGATATCGTCCTCAACTGCCACGTTGAATCCGAGGCCGACCCGCTGAAGCTCGCGCCAACCAGCAGCACGACGCTGCAAATGGCGCTCGGCGACGCGGTGGCGGGCATGTCTACGCTGCTGCTCGGCCTCCAGAAGGAGGACTTCGCCCTCTTCCACCCGGGCGGCTCGCTCGGCAAGCGGCTGCTGCTGCGCGTCTCCGACCTGATGGGCAGCGGCGACAGGATGCCGATAACGAAGCAGGACGCGAGGGTGCGCGACGCGCTATTCGACATCACCAGCAAAGGCTACGGCGCGACGGCGATCGTCGACGACGAGGGCAAACTCACCGGCGTATTCACCGACGGCGACCTGCGCCGTTTCATCGAAAAAGAGGGGCTCGAGGGCCTCGAACTCCCCGTCTTCCGCGCCATGACGAAGAACCCGCGCGTCATCGGGCCGGAACGGCTCGCCGTCGAGGCGGTGCGCATCGTAGAAGAGTGGGAGGTCTCCGCCCTCATCGTGGTACAGGACGGCAAGCCGATCGGCATGGTCCACATCCACGAGATCCTTAAGGCGGGGGTGGCCTAG
- a CDS encoding 3-deoxy-D-manno-octulosonic acid transferase translates to MNAFFALSQDRLKAKYTEGNDERQGKIPPEKLAMLSGARPVWVHAVSVGEVQAAVPFIKAARADGYKGPIVLSTTTQTGKAMAERLGGGLFDLHIYYPWDKKKFVALALDTLRPELFVTAETELWPNMLWECRERAIPAFLINGRISDRTWGRISGGIAKHAAASLYSLFSELYLRDEEDARRLSEVGVRAEKLHVLGDSKIDALLARKNTAARDGWREKFGAPERPIFIAGSTHTGEDEKVIAAFELLRESRPDARLIIAPRHPERAEAVASLVPKKYKTMRLSALAEGWDVLIIDKIGVLFDLYGTAYSAFVGGSFADKGGQNILEPFSWGVPVQYGPHMEDFAQASRAFISMGAAAQVADERELAEVWLSLAAERDTGERWQRLSRDYFEKSCGASMRTWQMIKKYLSGYG, encoded by the coding sequence ATAAACGCCTTCTTCGCCCTTTCACAGGACAGACTTAAGGCGAAATATACCGAAGGCAACGACGAGCGTCAGGGAAAGATACCGCCCGAAAAGCTTGCGATGCTTTCCGGCGCGCGCCCCGTGTGGGTGCACGCCGTCTCGGTCGGCGAGGTACAGGCGGCGGTGCCCTTTATAAAGGCGGCGCGGGCCGACGGCTACAAAGGCCCCATCGTCCTCTCGACGACGACACAGACGGGAAAGGCGATGGCCGAGCGGCTCGGCGGCGGACTATTCGACCTCCATATCTACTATCCATGGGACAAGAAAAAGTTCGTCGCGCTGGCACTTGATACGCTTCGCCCAGAGCTGTTCGTCACCGCGGAGACCGAACTCTGGCCAAACATGCTCTGGGAGTGCCGCGAGCGCGCGATTCCCGCCTTCCTCATCAACGGCCGCATCTCCGACCGTACATGGGGCCGTATCAGCGGCGGGATCGCCAAACATGCGGCGGCCAGCCTCTACTCGCTATTCAGCGAGCTTTATCTCCGCGACGAAGAGGACGCGCGGCGGCTCTCGGAGGTCGGCGTAAGGGCGGAAAAGCTTCACGTCCTCGGAGACAGCAAAATCGACGCGCTGCTCGCGAGAAAAAACACCGCGGCCCGCGACGGCTGGCGGGAAAAATTCGGCGCGCCGGAGCGCCCGATATTCATCGCCGGCAGCACCCATACGGGCGAGGACGAAAAGGTCATCGCCGCCTTTGAGCTGCTGCGCGAGAGCAGGCCGGATGCGCGGCTCATCATCGCGCCCCGCCATCCGGAGAGGGCGGAGGCGGTCGCCTCGCTCGTTCCGAAAAAATATAAAACCATGAGGCTGTCGGCGCTCGCAGAGGGCTGGGACGTCCTTATCATAGATAAGATCGGCGTGCTTTTCGACCTCTACGGCACGGCATACTCCGCTTTCGTCGGCGGCAGCTTCGCCGACAAGGGCGGGCAAAATATCCTCGAACCATTCTCCTGGGGCGTCCCCGTCCAGTACGGGCCTCACATGGAGGATTTCGCGCAGGCTTCGCGCGCCTTCATCTCAATGGGCGCGGCGGCGCAGGTGGCGGACGAGAGGGAGCTCGCCGAGGTGTGGCTCAGCCTCGCCGCGGAGAGGGATACCGGAGAGAGATGGCAGCGGCTGAGCCGTGATTACTTTGAAAAATCATGCGGCGCCTCTATGCGCACATGGCAAATGATAAAAAAATATCTAAGCGGTTACGGTTAA
- the kdsB gene encoding 3-deoxy-manno-octulosonate cytidylyltransferase, translating into MTEPKFLGVIPARYASSRLPGKPLLEIGGKTMLEHVYRRSLASGVFFRVVIATDDHRIYDAAEKVGADVLMTRADHPDGSSRVAEIAAKIDTDYVINIQGDEPMLDPRMLRELAAGFAADPEADSATVCVPITREEDFQNPNIVKVVRAQNGRALYFSRSPIPYPRNSAGCPVWEHLGIYAFTKQFLLKFVALPPTPLMQTESLEQLRILEHGYSMAVIPTKYPSEGPNVNTLEDLEEARRIFAQKKNEEK; encoded by the coding sequence ATGACGGAGCCAAAATTCCTCGGAGTAATACCGGCGCGCTACGCCTCGTCGCGCCTTCCCGGAAAACCGCTGCTGGAAATCGGCGGCAAGACGATGCTTGAACACGTCTACCGCCGTTCGCTCGCCTCCGGCGTATTCTTCCGCGTGGTGATCGCCACAGACGACCACCGCATCTACGACGCCGCCGAAAAGGTTGGCGCCGACGTACTCATGACGCGCGCCGACCACCCGGACGGTTCCAGCCGTGTCGCGGAGATCGCCGCGAAGATAGACACCGACTACGTAATCAACATCCAGGGGGACGAGCCGATGCTTGACCCGCGCATGCTGCGCGAACTCGCGGCGGGATTCGCCGCCGACCCGGAGGCCGATTCGGCGACCGTCTGCGTGCCAATCACCAGGGAAGAGGACTTCCAGAACCCAAACATCGTGAAGGTGGTCCGCGCCCAAAACGGCCGCGCGCTCTACTTCAGCCGCTCGCCCATTCCCTATCCGCGCAACAGCGCCGGCTGCCCCGTCTGGGAACACCTCGGCATCTACGCCTTTACCAAGCAGTTCCTGCTCAAATTCGTGGCGCTCCCGCCCACACCGCTGATGCAGACGGAGAGTCTCGAACAGCTGCGGATACTGGAACACGGCTACTCAATGGCGGTCATTCCGACAAAATACCCCTCCGAGGGACCCAACGTCAACACGCTTGAGGATCTTGAAGAGGCGCGGCGGATATTCGCCCAAAAGAAAAACGAAGAAAAATGA
- a CDS encoding ELM1/GtrOC1 family putative glycosyltransferase, producing the protein MNAGNSLRAILILSDGIRGHINQSRGVAHWLSQLTGAEILESEVPALTGTAKARAKTAARSLAAGGTRRDARDWLAAADGDALIRRVGQWFAERNIQEGSGAVLIISAGSTPAPYNIALGYIWRCACATVMTPGTIGTDPFDFAIVPEHDYPERKPNILVTLGSPNYVIKENLKKEAAALLAEHPSSAGEIWSVLIGGDDANYVITPEWVKKQLGQILNLAQHAGADLYITTSRRTSPAAVKTVKTLAAHSPAVKYLLVASEDDFNPIPAMLGFSKEVFCTEDSVNMVSETITGGHRAVLLRVGHRGGFKGLIQRATASLVNAGALSPNMLWGIPKFDLVFDHFARNDSLIEYRDWLRVRRENTQLPPTEEASEEFNEAKRAAQWIYDNWK; encoded by the coding sequence ATGAACGCGGGAAACTCCTTAAGGGCAATACTCATCCTCAGCGACGGCATCCGCGGCCATATAAACCAGAGCCGCGGCGTCGCCCACTGGCTCTCGCAGCTGACAGGGGCGGAGATACTCGAGAGTGAAGTCCCCGCCCTTACGGGTACGGCCAAGGCGCGTGCCAAGACCGCCGCGCGTTCTCTGGCCGCTGGCGGCACGCGGCGCGACGCGCGCGACTGGCTCGCCGCGGCGGACGGCGACGCGCTGATACGCCGCGTAGGCCAATGGTTTGCCGAACGCAACATTCAGGAGGGCTCGGGAGCCGTGCTGATAATCTCCGCCGGCAGCACCCCCGCCCCCTACAACATCGCCCTCGGCTACATCTGGCGCTGCGCCTGCGCGACCGTCATGACCCCCGGCACGATCGGCACCGACCCATTCGACTTCGCGATCGTACCGGAGCACGACTATCCTGAACGAAAACCCAACATACTTGTGACGCTCGGCTCGCCGAACTACGTCATTAAAGAAAACCTCAAAAAAGAGGCGGCGGCGCTGCTCGCCGAACACCCCTCATCCGCGGGAGAGATTTGGTCGGTGCTTATCGGCGGAGACGACGCGAACTACGTCATCACCCCGGAATGGGTCAAAAAACAGCTGGGGCAGATATTGAACCTCGCGCAGCACGCCGGCGCGGACCTCTATATCACCACCTCGCGGCGCACAAGCCCCGCGGCGGTGAAGACCGTCAAGACGCTTGCCGCGCACTCCCCCGCCGTCAAGTATCTGCTCGTCGCCTCGGAGGACGACTTCAACCCCATACCGGCGATGCTCGGCTTCTCCAAAGAGGTATTCTGCACCGAGGACTCGGTCAACATGGTCTCTGAGACGATCACGGGCGGCCATCGCGCGGTGCTGCTGCGCGTGGGACACCGCGGGGGCTTCAAAGGGCTGATCCAGAGGGCGACCGCCTCGCTGGTAAACGCCGGCGCCCTCTCGCCTAACATGCTCTGGGGCATTCCGAAATTCGACCTCGTATTCGACCATTTCGCGAGGAACGACTCCCTGATAGAATACAGGGACTGGCTGCGCGTACGCCGGGAAAATACACAGCTTCCACCCACCGAAGAGGCTTCGGAAGAATTCAACGAGGCAAAACGTGCCGCGCAGTGGATATACGACAACTGGAAGTAA
- a CDS encoding rhodanese-like domain-containing protein, which translates to MKKFLTMMLVTALVAGATSAVAATEETKNNDSAADSILSQVQANKAANKEKAGEQKEAAAPKKAEEKKPEAEKAPAPAQKETPKKNEAASTMDQIVKEAAEKAAKEQEASPNNRGTVAVPPAETKKDEPAASAPAKTEPAKTEPAAAVKPAEPAKTAPEQPKAAEPAAPVTPAVTDTAEIPAGRPLKPAAMQAGAPETRESLIVSAEWLKTNRGKVILIDSRPESLYSGGHIPGAVNAPWTYFANMNAKQGTEKWGVIWPAATMAKRIGALGVDGKKMVIAYCDAGGWGQSGWTLWILRQAGIKNAKILEGGIGAWKAAGGQVTKTKNTNKAVAFTIKQYVPNYTATTEWINNNIGKPGLVILDVRTEPEFLGKIRPFQEKRAGHLPGAINIPRESFLTADSHFKPAEEVQALLAQHGITPESEIVVYDTAGVRSAFVTMLLRYSGFVKSQSYDEGFQAWAGNPELPLVKP; encoded by the coding sequence ATGAAAAAATTTCTCACAATGATGCTCGTGACGGCGCTTGTCGCCGGGGCGACTTCCGCCGTCGCTGCGACGGAGGAGACGAAAAACAACGACTCTGCGGCGGATTCCATACTCTCGCAGGTTCAGGCCAATAAAGCGGCGAACAAAGAAAAAGCCGGAGAGCAGAAAGAGGCGGCAGCTCCGAAGAAGGCCGAGGAAAAAAAGCCCGAGGCGGAAAAAGCTCCCGCCCCCGCGCAGAAGGAAACCCCTAAAAAGAATGAAGCCGCATCGACGATGGACCAGATCGTCAAAGAGGCGGCGGAAAAGGCAGCTAAAGAGCAGGAGGCCTCACCAAACAACAGAGGCACAGTAGCGGTCCCGCCGGCGGAGACGAAGAAAGACGAACCGGCCGCTTCCGCGCCGGCCAAGACTGAGCCCGCAAAAACCGAGCCCGCCGCGGCCGTAAAGCCGGCGGAACCGGCAAAGACGGCTCCCGAACAGCCTAAGGCGGCGGAACCGGCGGCGCCTGTCACACCTGCCGTCACAGACACGGCGGAGATACCGGCCGGACGTCCGCTGAAACCGGCGGCGATGCAGGCCGGTGCTCCCGAGACAAGGGAAAGCCTCATCGTCAGCGCCGAATGGCTCAAGACCAACCGCGGCAAGGTGATCCTCATCGACTCACGCCCTGAAAGCCTCTACAGCGGCGGACACATCCCCGGTGCTGTCAACGCTCCGTGGACCTATTTCGCTAATATGAACGCGAAACAGGGGACTGAAAAATGGGGCGTCATCTGGCCAGCGGCGACGATGGCCAAACGCATCGGCGCGCTCGGCGTCGACGGCAAAAAAATGGTTATCGCCTACTGCGACGCCGGTGGCTGGGGACAGAGCGGCTGGACCCTCTGGATACTGCGACAGGCCGGAATCAAAAACGCCAAGATACTCGAGGGCGGCATCGGTGCCTGGAAGGCGGCCGGCGGACAGGTGACAAAGACCAAGAACACCAACAAAGCCGTCGCCTTCACGATCAAACAATACGTCCCGAACTACACCGCCACCACCGAGTGGATAAACAACAATATCGGCAAGCCGGGCCTCGTAATCCTCGACGTCCGCACCGAGCCGGAGTTCCTCGGAAAGATCCGTCCCTTCCAGGAGAAGCGCGCCGGACATCTTCCCGGAGCGATCAACATCCCGAGGGAATCATTCCTCACCGCCGACAGCCACTTCAAACCAGCTGAAGAGGTGCAGGCCCTTCTCGCACAGCACGGCATCACGCCCGAGAGCGAGATCGTCGTCTACGATACGGCTGGCGTCCGCTCGGCCTTCGTCACGATGCTCCTCCGCTACAGCGGTTTCGTGAAGAGCCAGAGCTACGACGAAGGATTCCAGGCATGGGCGGGGAATCCCGAGCTGCCGCTGGTTAAACCGTAG
- the rsmG gene encoding 16S rRNA (guanine(527)-N(7))-methyltransferase RsmG: MTESIAFEEINKYIGENEAGLRQYVSLLIKANELARLTGPSDEETLWNGHIIDCAFALPLLPERGCVIDVGTGGGLPGLVWAICRPELRVTLLDSITRKCAQVERIAALMGLRNVEVVCSRSEDYAKKNLEKFDAAAARAVCAAGILAEYLAPFVKTKGKLIAFKGPKAQEELAAVGNKWKTLGLSQPRLVSYELDEMSRCFVVWNKVGPLPKGMPRRPGMAEKFPWYR, translated from the coding sequence ATGACAGAAAGCATTGCTTTCGAAGAGATAAATAAATATATCGGCGAAAACGAGGCGGGACTGCGGCAGTATGTCTCCCTGCTGATCAAGGCCAACGAGCTGGCGCGGCTCACGGGGCCGTCGGACGAGGAGACTCTTTGGAACGGCCATATCATCGACTGCGCCTTTGCGCTGCCGCTGCTGCCCGAGCGCGGATGCGTGATCGACGTCGGCACGGGCGGCGGCCTTCCCGGCCTCGTCTGGGCGATCTGCCGGCCGGAGCTGCGGGTGACGCTGCTTGACAGTATCACGCGTAAATGTGCCCAGGTGGAGCGGATTGCCGCGCTGATGGGGCTTCGGAATGTAGAGGTCGTCTGTTCCCGCTCTGAGGATTACGCGAAAAAGAATCTGGAAAAGTTTGACGCGGCGGCGGCGCGCGCCGTCTGCGCCGCGGGGATACTTGCGGAATATCTTGCCCCATTTGTAAAGACAAAGGGAAAGCTCATCGCCTTTAAGGGGCCGAAGGCGCAGGAGGAGCTGGCGGCGGTCGGCAATAAATGGAAGACGCTCGGCCTGTCCCAGCCGCGTCTTGTCTCCTATGAGCTTGACGAGATGAGCCGCTGCTTCGTAGTCTGGAATAAGGTGGGGCCGCTGCCGAAGGGAATGCCAAGAAGGCCAGGGATGGCCGAGAAATTCCCTTGGTACCGGTAA
- a CDS encoding C45 family autoproteolytic acyltransferase/hydolase, giving the protein METFEKGSKIKKDKLNIIDLHGTWREMGRQYGALMAAELRDIYERAICGRIMKESADPQGLKQQAEKFYANYPYKFKEVLRGMSEGSDLTLEELKLVNALEVIAAMTIMPQQCSGIAVWGDYAEGPLVYGRNYDYLPWFKEFDEDIVLACFHPGDGSLAVATLGYAGEIYAVNGMNEKGIFLELNNGMPSGGALWYDSRVPAVTELFSFLLDCSTLDEIESCFQTTKANFAYIVGVADGQTARCFEWPVFEVKRRESHSRPGLTVLTNHFTEFSWGLPRPDDKTYWMTRTRRQNLLTLAKHFKGTINEKVMMDIMDSKIEELGATTELTLYQMVVVPERYELWFKIPGAQEWTPIDMKEILKPREG; this is encoded by the coding sequence ATGGAAACTTTTGAAAAAGGCTCAAAGATAAAAAAAGACAAACTTAATATCATCGACCTGCACGGCACCTGGCGCGAAATGGGGCGCCAGTACGGCGCGCTGATGGCGGCCGAGCTTCGGGATATATACGAAAGGGCCATCTGCGGCCGGATCATGAAGGAGAGCGCCGACCCTCAGGGGCTGAAGCAGCAGGCGGAAAAGTTCTACGCCAATTACCCCTACAAGTTCAAAGAGGTCTTGCGCGGAATGAGCGAAGGTTCAGACCTGACGCTTGAGGAGCTCAAACTCGTCAACGCCCTCGAAGTCATCGCCGCGATGACCATCATGCCGCAGCAATGTTCCGGCATCGCCGTATGGGGCGACTATGCCGAAGGTCCCCTCGTTTACGGAAGAAATTACGACTACCTCCCATGGTTCAAAGAATTTGACGAGGATATCGTCCTCGCCTGCTTCCACCCCGGTGACGGCTCGCTCGCGGTAGCGACGCTCGGTTACGCGGGGGAGATATACGCCGTCAACGGCATGAACGAAAAGGGCATCTTTCTGGAACTCAACAACGGCATGCCCTCCGGCGGCGCGCTCTGGTACGACAGCCGCGTCCCCGCGGTGACGGAGCTGTTCAGCTTTCTGCTCGACTGCTCGACGCTCGACGAGATCGAGAGCTGCTTCCAAACGACGAAGGCCAACTTTGCCTATATCGTCGGCGTCGCGGACGGACAGACCGCCCGCTGCTTCGAGTGGCCGGTCTTCGAGGTCAAGCGCCGCGAATCACACTCCCGTCCCGGCCTCACGGTGCTGACAAACCATTTTACGGAATTTTCCTGGGGGCTTCCGCGTCCCGACGATAAGACCTATTGGATGACGCGCACACGCCGCCAGAACCTCCTCACCCTCGCCAAGCACTTCAAGGGCACGATCAACGAAAAGGTGATGATGGACATCATGGATTCGAAGATCGAGGAGCTCGGAGCGACGACGGAGCTCACCCTCTACCAGATGGTGGTCGTCCCCGAAAGGTACGAGCTGTGGTTCAAGATACCCGGCGCGCAGGAGTGGACGCCGATCGACATGAAAGAGATCCTCAAGCCGCGCGAGGGCTAG